The following coding sequences lie in one Rothia sp. SD9660Na genomic window:
- the rarD gene encoding EamA family transporter RarD yields MKTAKNEQVAGGLYAFFCYLIWGLFPLYFMLTAPATPLEIVAGRVLFSLVFCLALLPLTRQVKNLLTVLGSLRQVGLLLVASLLIFGNWLLYVIATTSNNVMEASLGYYINPIVSVALGVVFLGERLRPLQWAGIGVAALAVLVMVVFYGSVPWLGLGLAFTFGFYGLVKKRIGAVPALVSLTMETLLLTPLAAALMWYFARTGQLTLLAEGPAHFWILAASGVLTAVPLLLFAGSAARIPLSVLGMVQYVGPTLQFLLALFVTQEHLSAGRWAGFVLVWVAAAFFITDSLLTQRRARPRKPSARVPSPDTNTGMLPQIRND; encoded by the coding sequence GTGAAAACAGCCAAAAACGAGCAGGTGGCAGGCGGCCTCTACGCCTTTTTCTGCTACCTGATCTGGGGGCTCTTCCCCCTCTACTTCATGCTGACAGCCCCAGCCACTCCCCTAGAGATCGTGGCGGGCCGGGTGCTCTTTTCGCTGGTCTTCTGTTTAGCCCTGCTACCGCTCACCCGGCAGGTCAAAAACCTGCTGACGGTGCTGGGCAGTCTGCGCCAGGTCGGCCTTCTGCTAGTTGCTAGCCTACTTATCTTCGGCAACTGGCTGCTCTACGTCATTGCCACCACCAGTAATAACGTTATGGAAGCCTCACTCGGCTACTACATCAACCCCATTGTCTCAGTCGCTCTAGGTGTGGTCTTCCTGGGCGAGCGCCTGCGCCCCCTCCAGTGGGCCGGCATCGGTGTTGCTGCACTCGCGGTGCTGGTGATGGTGGTCTTCTACGGTTCAGTCCCCTGGCTGGGGCTGGGCCTAGCCTTCACCTTTGGTTTCTACGGGCTGGTCAAGAAACGGATTGGGGCAGTGCCTGCCCTGGTGTCTCTGACCATGGAGACCCTGCTCCTGACCCCGCTGGCAGCTGCACTGATGTGGTATTTCGCGCGCACCGGCCAGCTCACCCTCCTAGCAGAAGGCCCGGCTCACTTCTGGATTCTGGCTGCTAGCGGCGTACTCACCGCCGTCCCCCTACTCCTCTTTGCGGGGTCCGCTGCCCGCATCCCGCTCTCTGTTCTGGGCATGGTGCAGTACGTTGGCCCCACCCTGCAATTCCTCCTTGCCCTGTTCGTGACCCAGGAACACCTCTCAGCAGGGCGCTGGGCAGGCTTTGTGCTGGTGTGGGTCGCCGCGGCCTTCTTCATCACAGACTCCCTGCTCACCCAGCGCAGGGCGCGGCCCCGCAAGCCATCCGCCAGGGTGCCCTCCCCCGACACCAACACCGGTATGCTGCCCCAGATCAGGAACGACTAG
- a CDS encoding SseB family protein: MSPSLPRYTEIERPAMVQDALNAIGSWMLGTVKVEPGWNELVLDIKPLSETVFVRITESRDEQDYVGTVGPVKSDSPVLPAIEQLQHASFVEGEGTWFTASVVITASNWPEPQYQIGASYDRAHEPVDWKGEGRLSARDIRAHFELFPRDPEHVPDWAAVRLAGRRGAGFAEPGGEGGLPVGSVNRYLTEALAGFAAARSEQSLANVVRTAQGGNLIMDISQSTLTPEGTPQLNYQVLRLANGMRALTAYTATEPAQAYSTQVLNEPNPRLVVEHAMKVFLQVAHDDSIDVLVLDPGSDHECFIEKAQIQWVLGSPHNMPAQRALLEENMHDLLMALTAPASVLLLGVRADDSAGRPVMLKKDDESEENVALVFTTSAEVAALDPTLVVRSAPALDVLKLLATGTSSSVRINALAPHATLPMEQVRQLISVVESQ, encoded by the coding sequence ATGTCGCCCTCTTTGCCCCGTTACACCGAGATTGAACGCCCCGCTATGGTGCAAGATGCCCTGAACGCTATCGGTAGCTGGATGCTGGGTACGGTCAAGGTTGAACCCGGCTGGAATGAGCTGGTGCTCGATATCAAGCCCCTGTCTGAGACCGTTTTTGTGCGTATTACCGAATCACGTGATGAGCAGGACTATGTGGGTACCGTGGGCCCGGTGAAGTCAGATAGCCCGGTGCTGCCCGCTATCGAACAGCTGCAGCACGCCTCTTTTGTTGAGGGGGAGGGCACCTGGTTCACCGCTTCTGTGGTGATTACCGCCAGCAACTGGCCTGAGCCCCAGTACCAGATCGGGGCCTCCTACGACCGTGCCCACGAGCCGGTGGACTGGAAGGGCGAGGGCCGCCTGAGCGCCCGCGATATCCGCGCCCACTTTGAACTTTTCCCCCGCGACCCCGAGCACGTGCCTGACTGGGCTGCTGTGCGTCTGGCAGGACGCCGGGGCGCAGGTTTTGCTGAGCCCGGCGGGGAAGGAGGCCTGCCCGTAGGCTCCGTTAACCGCTACCTGACCGAGGCCCTGGCGGGCTTCGCAGCCGCCAGAAGCGAGCAGTCCTTGGCGAATGTCGTCCGTACCGCCCAGGGCGGCAACCTTATTATGGACATCTCCCAGAGCACCCTCACGCCCGAGGGCACCCCCCAGCTTAACTACCAGGTGCTCCGCCTGGCCAACGGCATGCGGGCCCTGACCGCCTACACGGCAACAGAACCGGCCCAGGCCTACTCGACCCAGGTGCTGAACGAACCTAACCCCCGCCTGGTGGTAGAACACGCCATGAAGGTTTTCTTGCAGGTGGCCCACGACGACAGTATCGATGTTCTGGTGCTTGACCCCGGCAGCGACCACGAATGCTTCATCGAAAAGGCCCAGATTCAGTGGGTACTGGGCTCCCCCCACAATATGCCTGCCCAGCGGGCCCTGCTCGAAGAAAATATGCACGATCTGCTCATGGCGTTGACCGCACCTGCCTCGGTGCTGCTGCTGGGGGTGCGGGCCGATGATTCTGCAGGCCGCCCCGTCATGCTCAAGAAGGACGACGAGAGCGAAGAGAACGTCGCCCTGGTCTTTACCACCTCTGCCGAGGTCGCCGCCCTCGACCCCACCCTGGTCGTGCGAAGCGCCCCGGCCCTGGACGTCCTGAAGCTTCTTGCCACCGGCACGAGCAGTTCTGTGCGTATCAATGCCCTGGCCCCCCACGCCACTCTCCCCATGGAACAGGTGCGCCAGCTCATTTCAGTAGTAGAATCACAGTAA
- a CDS encoding DUF6882 domain-containing protein encodes MTTTLQDLIDDSIFISTEYQARLAEISGGAEWTVDFSAPSFTLQSDASVSLTPYLLGTESENRGSWIWSWQELGHFPDRVVSAAIQAREGGAKHSISELTTDELPLDSGLARKLTLASKALTGIYAHYPVTAGAGVRAWILLDGSQLELEAPTVNRMGQVMAQALQTGTAVNHLRAVDSYAKLRGAHIAWDTEATAVITASDGALRLWFDNGKISGIEAAEPQAGADELARLAQAARDLREQLAAERQGIEAVAAQEAATQVAAREEAARLAAEEAAREDEARAEAARAAEAEALAAEQAAIEAREAEIAAAEERAAAEAAEAERLEKERAEEAAREEEVEGTITTDRVYPNAEQPYDREPTGDARPGRVTTSAIADEDIVRDEPVQVEEPAAASIAAKQVIEEAETEQAPAGYEQVEEPARPASEIRLAGQAPDLEAERAEAVTKPKPKEEKKGFFSRFFGL; translated from the coding sequence ATGACTACTACACTGCAGGATCTGATTGACGATTCAATCTTTATCTCCACCGAGTACCAGGCCCGTCTTGCTGAAATCAGCGGCGGCGCAGAATGGACGGTGGACTTCTCTGCACCGTCATTCACCCTCCAGTCTGATGCTTCCGTAAGCCTCACTCCCTACCTGCTGGGCACCGAATCTGAGAACCGCGGTTCATGGATCTGGTCCTGGCAGGAGCTCGGTCACTTCCCCGACCGCGTCGTTTCGGCAGCAATCCAGGCGCGTGAAGGCGGAGCGAAGCACAGCATCTCTGAGCTCACCACCGATGAGCTCCCCCTCGACTCGGGCCTAGCCCGCAAGCTGACCCTGGCATCCAAAGCCCTGACCGGCATCTACGCCCACTACCCCGTCACCGCCGGGGCGGGCGTCCGCGCCTGGATTCTGCTCGATGGCAGCCAGCTTGAACTTGAGGCCCCCACCGTCAACCGTATGGGTCAGGTCATGGCCCAGGCTCTGCAGACCGGCACCGCCGTGAACCACCTGCGCGCCGTAGACTCCTACGCCAAGCTGCGCGGTGCCCACATTGCCTGGGACACCGAGGCAACCGCCGTCATCACCGCATCGGACGGCGCCCTGCGCCTCTGGTTCGACAACGGCAAGATCTCGGGTATCGAGGCCGCTGAGCCCCAGGCTGGGGCCGACGAGCTGGCCCGCCTGGCGCAGGCTGCCCGTGACCTGCGTGAGCAGCTAGCTGCTGAGCGTCAGGGCATCGAAGCTGTGGCAGCCCAGGAGGCCGCTACCCAGGTCGCCGCCCGCGAAGAGGCCGCCCGCCTGGCCGCTGAAGAAGCTGCCCGTGAGGACGAAGCCCGCGCCGAAGCCGCCCGCGCAGCCGAGGCTGAAGCTCTGGCCGCTGAACAGGCCGCCATCGAAGCTCGCGAGGCTGAAATTGCTGCAGCTGAAGAGCGCGCTGCAGCTGAGGCCGCTGAGGCCGAGCGTCTCGAGAAGGAACGCGCCGAAGAGGCTGCCCGTGAGGAAGAGGTCGAAGGTACCATCACCACCGACCGAGTTTACCCCAACGCAGAGCAGCCCTACGACCGCGAACCTACCGGGGACGCCCGCCCCGGCCGCGTCACCACCAGCGCTATCGCCGACGAAGACATCGTGCGCGACGAGCCCGTTCAGGTAGAGGAGCCCGCAGCGGCTTCTATTGCCGCCAAGCAGGTTATCGAAGAAGCTGAGACCGAGCAGGCCCCTGCCGGTTACGAGCAGGTTGAGGAGCCTGCTCGCCCCGCCTCAGAGATTCGCCTGGCTGGCCAGGCCCCCGACCTTGAGGCTGAGCGCGCAGAAGCTGTGACCAAGCCCAAGCCTAAGGAAGAAAAGAAGGGCTTCTTCAGCCGCTTCTTCGGCCTCTAG